The following are encoded together in the Pseudoalteromonas piscicida genome:
- a CDS encoding biliverdin-producing heme oxygenase: protein MTTVTSALSRAQNLKHATADTHDNVDKSIMAQDPFANTQSYLEFLRLQFYFLKDVSALYEHPELLALIPDLASRRRLGLLEQDFIDLETAIPAPYLRPEVSSNTDFASALGWLYVVEGSKVGAAMLGKQVGSKLNFNAQHGARYLAGPGAGRGSAWRELVQIIDSIELSEQQEQALIEGARQAFTRFQAFQAHVYS, encoded by the coding sequence ATGACTACCGTTACCTCTGCACTTTCTCGAGCGCAAAACTTAAAACACGCTACTGCAGATACCCACGACAATGTAGACAAATCCATTATGGCGCAAGACCCTTTCGCCAACACACAAAGCTATCTCGAATTCTTGCGACTACAGTTTTATTTTTTAAAAGACGTAAGCGCCCTCTATGAACACCCAGAATTGTTAGCACTTATTCCTGATTTAGCCTCGCGTCGCCGTTTAGGGTTACTCGAACAAGACTTTATCGACCTTGAAACCGCCATCCCTGCTCCCTATTTAAGGCCAGAAGTAAGCAGCAACACCGATTTCGCATCAGCGCTCGGTTGGCTATATGTGGTTGAGGGTTCAAAGGTAGGGGCAGCCATGCTTGGTAAACAAGTAGGGTCCAAGCTCAACTTTAATGCGCAGCACGGCGCTCGATATCTAGCAGGCCCAGGTGCAGGTCGCGGCAGCGCTTGGCGAGAGCTAGTGCAAATCATAGACTCAATTGAACTAAGCGAACAGCAAGAACAGGCGCTAATTGAAGGTGCTCGTCAGGCATTCACCCGTTTCCAAGCATTTCAGGCACACGTTTATTCATGA
- a CDS encoding sensor histidine kinase, whose protein sequence is MAKLTSLEHKLLVGFAIPIITLAMLALGMIYYFKLTLLSAITLLLGVMLPSVFALSYGYRAVMQVLENLAVQLDGVTNEEFGVWQLAQYRKGRVELLKAELKEAAKRLQQKRQEYGQNEAFVFNFISELTLPIVVIDAHHHVYFANHAMNTVYPEQVVHGAHVKALGLQYVDEQWQHTQHISRFSIAAHKLYRGQRVYQLLVFFSVEQALRDNEKQVWQKLLSVLNHEVRNTLTPVYSMAQSLQQDSNIISPEMQQTMLGVIESRAAHLQQFVANYAQVAQLPPVDMQSIEVELLVSRWQALFPGVEIKALNKGLVYCDEAQLTQAMINLVNNAEQANQSAGNDGITLILDKPKNWRFTLEDNGAGIANPDNLFVPFYSTKPNGSGIGLVLSRELIRNQQGELHLANLPDNKGAQAVVTLLSR, encoded by the coding sequence ATGGCTAAGCTGACATCACTTGAGCACAAGTTACTTGTTGGCTTTGCGATACCTATAATTACACTTGCTATGCTCGCGCTTGGGATGATCTACTATTTTAAGCTTACGCTGTTAAGTGCAATCACTTTGTTGCTCGGTGTGATGCTCCCTTCTGTATTCGCACTGAGTTACGGCTATCGGGCAGTAATGCAGGTGCTTGAAAATTTGGCTGTCCAATTGGACGGTGTGACCAATGAAGAGTTTGGTGTATGGCAGTTAGCGCAATACCGCAAGGGTCGGGTTGAATTGCTCAAGGCCGAGCTCAAAGAAGCTGCCAAGCGATTACAGCAAAAGCGTCAAGAATATGGTCAGAATGAAGCTTTTGTATTTAATTTTATTAGCGAACTCACCCTGCCAATAGTGGTAATTGATGCGCATCATCATGTGTATTTTGCCAATCATGCCATGAATACCGTGTATCCAGAGCAGGTGGTACACGGTGCACATGTGAAAGCACTGGGGCTTCAGTATGTGGATGAACAATGGCAGCATACGCAGCACATCTCTCGATTTAGCATTGCAGCTCATAAACTATATCGGGGGCAGCGGGTCTATCAATTATTGGTGTTTTTTTCGGTGGAGCAAGCGCTGCGAGATAATGAAAAGCAGGTATGGCAAAAGCTACTATCGGTGCTCAATCATGAGGTGCGAAACACCTTAACTCCGGTCTACTCAATGGCGCAATCTCTACAACAAGATAGCAATATTATTTCACCTGAGATGCAGCAAACTATGCTCGGGGTAATAGAAAGCCGTGCTGCTCATTTACAGCAATTTGTTGCAAACTACGCACAAGTTGCGCAGCTTCCACCCGTTGATATGCAAAGCATTGAGGTAGAGTTGCTGGTATCGCGCTGGCAAGCTTTATTTCCCGGTGTTGAGATAAAGGCGCTTAATAAAGGCTTGGTTTATTGTGATGAAGCTCAGCTAACGCAGGCTATGATCAACCTTGTCAATAATGCTGAGCAAGCAAATCAATCTGCGGGAAATGATGGCATAACGCTAATCCTAGATAAACCAAAAAATTGGCGCTTTACCCTAGAAGATAACGGCGCTGGAATCGCCAATCCAGATAACCTTTTTGTACCATTTTATTCCACTAAACCAAATGGCTCAGGTATCGGTTTGGTGTTGAGCAGGGAGCTTATTCGTAATCAGCAAGGGGAGTTGCATTTAGCGAATTTACCGGACAATAAAGGGGCTCAAGCTGTGGTTACTTTGCTTTCGCGTTAA
- a CDS encoding TonB-dependent receptor, producing MRTRSVLNTRLTPLAFALGLSLSLPATAQSQVAIYQFNLAQQPMSHTLTQVAEAASMNLIADAKLLNGLQAPALKGEVSLTEALELTLKGSPLTASIIDNNIVIKAAISELTPAKGQSNKTQDKHSQTPNPQDNIEVITVKGDKLNLNREQIARTKGLSNSDIFSTFSGIEANNIRNEAGALDIGIRGVQGEGRVPIFIDGSLQSTHTNRGYMGSSDRTYIDSNLISSVNVEKGASAKASPFGSGAIGGTVNIRTLGTQDILQDGKRYGALVKVNTHNNNRTPEVPESFGLQSYYEVSNHNDTLDFAGGGFTLATAYQQDNLQAVLAYSKKKVGNYFAGKNGFNDFVESKEYIRWVPSTEHGKKYDEVTEVILIPPPVNQNGEVVNTSFESDSYLAKLTYEFTDEQSIEVNTRFHKQEAGEMLASYWYKHRAGDTKIWKEIDENGQEQWLSEEIPEGVETMPQWAPGSALVNSTSALYRFLPSNNSLVDLSVNVWRTSARLQQYNALGSNLGENAGQYFHRFNNKRHGVSVFNTSALSLANTPVTLTYGLSWQAEELSPHRDWKNNFKRPWHSDEFKLKSTSRHGKQTKRALFANANIDLAPVELALNVNLHDSVNEDYQTGEKLTFDAKADVTVQANYQLLDNTLIKAKYSNAYRMPNLYETTVSNEVFSYSSDYPITPEKTKSYDIGFESDFSNLLSHGDKLIISAEYFYTNIESMLATGFLPKPDAPSWDQKFTFTNYDKFELPGTEFGLHYQGDLFYSRLSYTKYTKVKMCSRLMAEAEGVDTCNATGFAGSLTPLRVPPEKSYIATLGMTLFNNTIDTGFTYKKHTEKHHPGGFLSGTGVTALEYIPAGYQLDFYLDYIFSDSIKGNLAITNLTDQYKVSTGSIVAMPEPGQTISIGLELKL from the coding sequence ATGAGAACTCGCTCTGTTTTAAACACAAGACTCACTCCCTTAGCATTTGCACTCGGGCTTAGCCTGAGCCTGCCTGCAACCGCGCAGAGTCAAGTTGCTATATATCAATTTAATCTCGCGCAGCAACCTATGAGTCATACCTTAACGCAGGTAGCTGAGGCTGCGAGTATGAATCTAATTGCCGATGCGAAACTATTAAATGGTCTGCAAGCCCCAGCACTTAAAGGAGAGGTAAGTTTAACCGAGGCGCTAGAGCTTACATTGAAAGGTAGTCCGCTAACGGCGAGTATTATCGACAATAACATCGTTATTAAAGCAGCGATTAGCGAGTTAACGCCAGCAAAAGGCCAATCCAATAAAACTCAGGATAAGCACAGCCAAACACCAAATCCGCAAGATAATATTGAAGTCATCACAGTCAAAGGCGATAAACTCAATCTTAATCGTGAACAGATTGCTCGAACCAAGGGTTTATCTAACTCTGATATTTTCTCAACGTTTTCAGGTATAGAGGCAAACAATATTCGAAACGAAGCTGGTGCGCTTGATATCGGTATTCGTGGCGTCCAAGGCGAAGGACGAGTACCGATTTTCATCGATGGCAGTTTGCAATCAACGCACACAAACCGCGGCTATATGGGCTCGTCGGACAGAACCTATATCGATTCAAACCTGATAAGCTCGGTCAATGTTGAAAAAGGCGCATCGGCCAAAGCATCACCATTTGGCTCTGGCGCAATCGGCGGAACAGTCAATATCCGCACCTTAGGCACGCAAGATATTCTCCAAGACGGGAAGCGTTATGGCGCTTTGGTTAAGGTTAATACGCATAACAACAATAGAACACCTGAAGTACCGGAAAGCTTTGGCCTGCAAAGTTATTACGAGGTAAGCAACCACAATGACACGCTCGATTTTGCAGGCGGTGGATTTACGCTAGCGACCGCCTACCAACAGGATAACTTACAAGCGGTGCTGGCTTACAGTAAGAAAAAGGTCGGTAACTACTTTGCCGGAAAAAATGGCTTTAACGATTTCGTTGAGTCTAAAGAGTACATTCGCTGGGTGCCTTCAACCGAGCATGGAAAAAAGTATGATGAAGTCACAGAAGTCATTCTGATCCCACCACCCGTTAACCAAAATGGCGAAGTCGTCAACACAAGTTTTGAAAGTGACTCATACCTTGCCAAGCTGACTTACGAGTTTACTGACGAACAATCAATAGAAGTAAATACACGCTTTCACAAACAAGAAGCCGGTGAAATGCTAGCTTCATATTGGTACAAACATAGGGCCGGCGATACAAAAATTTGGAAAGAGATTGACGAAAACGGCCAAGAGCAATGGCTGTCCGAAGAAATTCCTGAAGGCGTAGAAACTATGCCGCAGTGGGCTCCGGGCTCTGCTCTGGTCAATAGTACTAGCGCGCTATACCGCTTTTTACCAAGTAATAACTCATTAGTCGACCTCAGTGTTAACGTTTGGCGTACCAGCGCGAGGTTACAACAGTACAATGCCCTTGGCAGTAACCTAGGTGAAAATGCTGGGCAATACTTCCACCGTTTTAACAACAAACGCCACGGGGTAAGTGTATTTAATACCTCCGCATTATCGCTTGCAAATACGCCTGTGACATTGACGTACGGGCTATCTTGGCAGGCTGAAGAGTTGTCGCCTCATAGAGACTGGAAAAACAACTTTAAGCGCCCATGGCACTCTGATGAGTTCAAATTAAAGTCAACTTCGCGACACGGTAAGCAAACAAAACGAGCGTTATTTGCCAATGCCAATATCGATCTTGCGCCAGTAGAGCTTGCACTGAACGTAAACCTTCACGACTCGGTAAATGAGGACTATCAAACAGGAGAAAAGCTTACATTTGATGCTAAAGCCGATGTGACCGTACAAGCAAATTATCAACTGCTTGATAATACTCTCATTAAAGCCAAGTACAGCAACGCATATCGTATGCCAAACCTGTACGAAACAACGGTTTCTAATGAGGTGTTTTCCTACTCCAGTGATTACCCGATCACCCCCGAAAAAACGAAATCGTATGATATTGGTTTTGAGAGTGATTTTAGCAACTTACTCAGTCACGGGGATAAGCTAATTATCTCGGCGGAGTACTTCTACACTAATATTGAAAGTATGTTGGCTACGGGCTTCTTACCTAAACCCGACGCACCTTCATGGGATCAAAAGTTCACTTTTACCAACTATGATAAGTTTGAACTTCCCGGCACGGAATTTGGTCTTCATTACCAAGGTGACTTATTTTACAGCAGGTTATCTTACACAAAGTACACTAAAGTCAAAATGTGTTCACGCTTAATGGCCGAGGCTGAAGGTGTCGATACTTGTAATGCGACCGGCTTTGCGGGGAGTTTAACACCACTTCGTGTGCCTCCTGAAAAAAGCTATATCGCAACGCTTGGTATGACACTCTTTAACAACACAATTGATACGGGTTTTACTTACAAAAAACATACTGAGAAACATCACCCGGGCGGTTTCTTGTCAGGTACTGGGGTAACTGCACTTGAGTATATTCCAGCAGGCTATCAGCTCGACTTTTACCTTGATTATATCTTTAGCGACAGCATCAAAGGCAACCTAGCGATCACCAATTTAACTGACCAATATAAGGTTTCAACGGGTTCTATTGTTGCTATGCCTGAGCCAGGTCAAACCATTTCGATTGGCTTAGAACTCAAACTTTAA
- a CDS encoding LeoA/HP0731 family dynamin-like GTPase, with translation MKNTLSSFKEIKLLERLKAFLEKGKEIGIEIDPSFISKLQNNLKSIEGDKLKVALVGGFSEGKTSIAAAWMEKLDKSTMKISHQESSNEVKVYEVSSDFVLIDTPGLFGFKEKVNSDTKMLEKYKDLTKKHVSEAHLVLYVMNSTNPIKESHKEDLQWLFRSLNLLPRTIFVLSRFDEVADVEDEEDYQANLAIKQENIANRLNDMIDLSEQEKASLSIVAVAANPFDQGIDYWLHNMDEFKTLSHISTLQQATTNKIRACGGVDELDYDMRTSIISDVLHKQLPIAIETDEVVSQEMDKLNQLHSRLKDQLAQTEQQITIAKVNLSEFVTSHFTDLIMQAKGCSIETFGDFCEREIGSEGIVLNQKLQGEFDRQIGAITLSVEKMHASFDGEVSHFNTTIRNLGKKGINHALNGGLINNQTILATRDGLVSVAKTIGFDIGQALKFKPWGAANLAKGVNGALAFVGIAIEAWDSYDRYKKQEEFDQAVKETVENFENQRKELLELINSDEFKEKFFASYIELTSKLKELNQNIEESKARQETFAGWRREGKVIEDEFYALKQ, from the coding sequence ATGAAGAACACGCTTAGTAGCTTTAAAGAGATTAAGTTACTCGAACGATTAAAGGCGTTTTTAGAAAAGGGAAAAGAAATCGGCATTGAAATTGACCCTTCATTTATCAGTAAATTACAAAACAACTTAAAGAGTATTGAGGGTGATAAACTCAAAGTAGCGCTTGTAGGGGGCTTTTCAGAAGGTAAAACCTCTATTGCGGCGGCTTGGATGGAAAAGCTTGATAAGTCCACGATGAAGATAAGTCACCAAGAGTCATCTAACGAGGTGAAAGTGTATGAAGTGAGCAGTGACTTTGTATTAATAGATACTCCAGGACTCTTTGGCTTCAAAGAGAAAGTTAATTCCGACACTAAAATGCTGGAAAAGTATAAAGATCTTACCAAAAAGCACGTAAGCGAAGCGCATTTGGTACTTTATGTAATGAATTCAACAAATCCGATTAAAGAAAGCCATAAAGAAGACCTACAATGGTTGTTTCGTTCACTAAACTTATTACCACGCACAATCTTTGTACTGAGCCGGTTTGATGAAGTCGCTGATGTTGAAGATGAGGAAGATTACCAAGCAAACTTGGCGATAAAACAAGAGAATATTGCGAACCGCCTTAATGATATGATTGATTTAAGCGAGCAAGAAAAGGCCTCTTTATCAATAGTTGCAGTTGCGGCTAATCCTTTCGATCAGGGAATAGACTATTGGTTACACAATATGGACGAGTTTAAGACATTGTCACATATTTCAACCTTACAGCAAGCCACAACTAATAAAATTCGTGCATGCGGCGGTGTAGATGAACTTGATTACGACATGCGTACTAGCATCATTAGTGATGTGCTTCACAAACAGTTGCCTATCGCCATAGAAACAGATGAAGTTGTTAGCCAAGAAATGGACAAACTGAATCAATTGCATAGTCGGCTTAAGGATCAATTAGCACAGACCGAACAACAGATAACCATTGCAAAGGTCAACTTAAGCGAGTTTGTAACAAGTCACTTCACAGATCTTATTATGCAGGCTAAAGGGTGCAGTATAGAAACTTTTGGGGATTTTTGTGAACGTGAAATTGGTTCTGAGGGAATTGTACTTAATCAAAAGCTGCAGGGGGAGTTTGACAGACAAATTGGTGCTATCACCTTAAGTGTTGAGAAGATGCATGCTAGCTTTGACGGAGAAGTAAGTCATTTCAATACAACCATAAGAAATCTGGGAAAAAAAGGGATTAATCACGCGTTAAACGGTGGCTTAATTAACAACCAAACCATACTGGCAACCCGAGATGGACTTGTTTCAGTCGCAAAAACTATCGGTTTTGATATTGGTCAAGCATTGAAGTTTAAGCCTTGGGGTGCGGCTAATTTAGCGAAAGGTGTGAATGGAGCGCTCGCCTTTGTTGGCATAGCTATAGAGGCATGGGACAGTTATGATCGCTATAAAAAGCAAGAAGAGTTTGATCAAGCGGTCAAAGAAACGGTGGAGAATTTTGAAAATCAAAGAAAAGAGCTATTGGAGCTTATAAACTCTGATGAATTTAAAGAAAAGTTCTTTGCATCCTATATTGAATTAACTAGCAAATTGAAAGAGTTAAATCAAAATATTGAGGAGAGTAAAGCGCGCCAAGAAACGTTTGCCGGTTGGCGAAGAGAAGGAAAAGTTATCGAAGATGAGTTTTATGCACTGAAACAGTGA
- a CDS encoding YbaN family protein: protein MMFKAALANYKKIALLLCGYLFVALGVIGIVLPVMPTTVFFILALACFSKASPKLALWLLNHPRFGASLTLWKQYKVIPQKAKIMATVGMAASYALLILLSPAAWLACVVGSIKIAVISYIFSRPSKVCK from the coding sequence ATGATGTTTAAAGCCGCCTTAGCCAATTATAAAAAAATAGCCCTACTGCTATGCGGATACCTATTTGTAGCCCTCGGTGTTATTGGTATTGTTTTGCCCGTCATGCCAACCACTGTATTTTTTATTCTGGCTTTGGCGTGCTTTTCAAAAGCTTCTCCTAAGCTGGCCTTGTGGCTGCTAAATCACCCAAGGTTCGGCGCTTCATTAACATTATGGAAGCAATATAAGGTTATTCCACAGAAGGCCAAAATCATGGCAACAGTCGGCATGGCTGCAAGTTACGCTTTACTTATTTTGCTCTCCCCAGCGGCTTGGTTGGCCTGTGTAGTTGGCAGTATAAAGATCGCAGTGATATCTTATATATTTTCTAGACCATCTAAGGTGTGTAAATAG
- a CDS encoding HugZ family protein: protein MRETAINEAKALCRSHKSVFLSTFSNNQKGFPFSSIAQYVFLEDNHFYFFISDIAQHTKNLAKHPALSFMVLGDGAVEDVENARVTVLGHAHKLPRADSESLIKKFVMKHKKAQQYAMLGDFHLWRIEVARVRYVGGFGRAFWLEKQEWY from the coding sequence ATGAGAGAAACCGCAATCAACGAAGCAAAGGCCTTATGCCGAAGCCATAAGAGCGTATTTTTATCTACCTTCTCTAACAATCAAAAGGGTTTTCCTTTTTCTTCTATCGCTCAATATGTTTTTCTCGAAGATAATCACTTTTACTTCTTTATTAGTGATATCGCCCAGCACACCAAGAATTTAGCCAAGCACCCGGCACTTTCGTTTATGGTGCTTGGTGATGGTGCGGTTGAAGATGTTGAAAATGCGCGAGTTACCGTTCTTGGGCATGCTCACAAACTGCCAAGAGCGGACAGCGAAAGCCTGATTAAAAAATTCGTAATGAAGCACAAAAAAGCACAGCAATATGCCATGCTAGGTGATTTTCACCTATGGCGAATTGAAGTGGCTAGGGTTCGATATGTAGGCGGCTTTGGTCGTGCATTTTGGCTAGAAAAGCAGGAATGGTACTAA
- a CDS encoding GNAT family N-acetyltransferase, whose protein sequence is MVELELIRVDKYSEQTFTHLLEASHYQKQVCSFELCSATNIAYLFYADGKLVGFTVIGISNRREFEVCALYIIPAERRKRYATEFMTHIWSVYKGRWKVRMQDKIESSCGFWRKTLSDMTNQSQPHGRESEYEHAFAV, encoded by the coding sequence GTGGTTGAACTAGAGTTAATTCGAGTTGATAAATACAGCGAGCAGACTTTTACACATTTGCTAGAAGCGAGCCATTATCAAAAGCAAGTGTGCTCGTTTGAACTGTGTAGTGCAACCAATATCGCTTACCTTTTTTATGCAGATGGCAAGCTGGTTGGCTTTACCGTTATTGGTATTTCAAACCGCCGAGAGTTTGAAGTTTGTGCGCTGTATATTATTCCTGCCGAGCGCAGAAAGCGTTACGCCACTGAGTTTATGACACACATTTGGTCGGTATACAAAGGCCGTTGGAAAGTGCGTATGCAAGATAAGATTGAAAGCTCGTGCGGCTTCTGGCGCAAAACCTTGTCTGACATGACCAATCAATCGCAACCGCATGGACGAGAAAGCGAGTATGAACACGCTTTTGCAGTTTAG
- a CDS encoding methyl-accepting chemotaxis protein, which yields MLSKLTIKQKITLGFSALGVLLLLACVLAYLALAQIKSANQNMGQVTLPIQRSADALQLEQLKLSKLISQAYTLESEQDINRARQQFTTQQQLYVERQQHLTSLTQAMPEFVTPLKQTLALGEQLSRAAEQMLQAKADVVQAQQRIQSQYQALKQDKEQASNAMLDLELIETDKTRQLEEMVGTGVRIDDMLFTLENNSQRISGLTLEQVEQHQQDMLFLLDNIENNLTFLKRQAYGMDADDLLNQFSEGMTKLREKLGEPGHLYIAVQEKLHQQQQAAMLYKQSEQLAFAILTELEKMQQSANTAFNRSQNNAETLIERAQNTAILLVIVFIALAAFISVSTRRAMLGPLAAVNKMLKYLAAGDFSKQMSKRSDDEFGQLIDNINQVKDNLRALLESINNQVHELEELSESSLSESKQIANNATEQMRRMDNANRLAQSISASALAVSERSSESLASIHTANQHKTEVSKYTQDNKEHILSLSTRMSEAVESMTKLTTHSENIGSILDTIVSIAEQTNLLALNAAIEAARAGEQGRGFAVVADEVRTLASRTQESTNEINQMIAALRQDTHTASEAINSGQRDVASCVKQSEALASAMDEIANAILQVTQLSEEVNQAADHQAKDCQQIEQVMLDAQSTASDNAQAMQSLAKGSESLSSFSHRLATLVERFKL from the coding sequence ATGCTAAGTAAACTAACAATAAAACAAAAAATTACTTTAGGCTTTAGTGCATTAGGCGTGCTGCTGTTACTTGCGTGCGTGCTTGCCTATTTAGCATTGGCGCAAATAAAGTCAGCTAATCAAAATATGGGGCAAGTCACTTTGCCTATTCAGCGCAGTGCTGACGCCTTGCAACTTGAGCAGCTTAAGCTCAGCAAATTGATTTCCCAAGCTTATACCCTCGAAAGCGAGCAAGATATTAATCGGGCTCGACAGCAATTTACCACACAGCAGCAACTGTATGTTGAGCGTCAGCAACACTTAACGTCATTGACGCAAGCCATGCCTGAATTTGTCACACCATTAAAGCAAACTCTGGCGCTGGGTGAGCAGCTCAGTCGTGCCGCAGAACAAATGTTGCAGGCAAAGGCAGATGTTGTACAAGCACAGCAACGGATCCAATCGCAATATCAAGCACTTAAACAGGATAAAGAACAGGCCAGCAATGCCATGCTGGACCTAGAGTTAATCGAGACAGACAAAACACGGCAGTTGGAAGAAATGGTCGGCACTGGCGTTCGTATTGACGACATGTTGTTTACCTTGGAAAACAACAGTCAGCGGATCAGCGGATTAACCCTCGAGCAAGTAGAGCAACATCAGCAAGACATGCTGTTCTTGTTAGATAATATTGAAAATAACTTAACGTTTTTGAAGCGCCAAGCCTATGGCATGGATGCAGATGATTTGTTAAACCAGTTTAGTGAGGGCATGACTAAGCTCAGAGAAAAGCTGGGTGAGCCAGGTCATCTTTATATTGCGGTACAAGAGAAACTGCATCAGCAGCAACAAGCGGCGATGTTATACAAGCAGTCTGAGCAGCTTGCGTTTGCCATTTTAACCGAGCTTGAGAAAATGCAGCAAAGCGCCAATACAGCATTTAATCGTTCTCAAAATAATGCTGAAACCCTTATCGAGCGAGCGCAAAATACAGCCATTTTATTGGTGATTGTGTTTATTGCATTAGCCGCGTTTATCTCGGTCTCAACCCGTCGGGCAATGCTTGGGCCGTTGGCTGCGGTGAATAAAATGCTAAAATACCTCGCTGCTGGAGATTTTTCTAAGCAAATGAGCAAGCGCAGTGATGATGAATTTGGTCAGTTAATTGATAATATTAATCAGGTTAAAGACAATTTACGTGCTCTATTGGAGTCAATTAACAACCAAGTCCATGAATTAGAAGAGCTATCGGAATCATCATTGAGCGAAAGCAAACAAATTGCCAATAATGCGACGGAGCAAATGCGCCGCATGGATAATGCCAATCGCTTAGCACAGAGTATTTCAGCAAGTGCTCTAGCTGTCTCTGAGCGCTCTTCTGAGAGCCTCGCGAGCATCCATACCGCTAACCAGCATAAAACCGAGGTCAGTAAATACACGCAAGACAACAAAGAACATATCCTATCCCTTAGCACGCGCATGAGTGAAGCGGTAGAGAGTATGACTAAGTTGACTACACATAGCGAGAACATCGGCAGTATCTTAGACACTATTGTTTCTATCGCTGAGCAAACCAATCTGTTGGCGTTAAACGCAGCAATAGAAGCGGCCCGCGCAGGTGAGCAGGGAAGAGGGTTTGCGGTAGTCGCCGATGAGGTGAGAACGCTTGCGTCTAGGACGCAAGAGTCGACCAATGAAATTAACCAAATGATCGCAGCACTGAGACAGGATACACATACCGCCTCTGAGGCCATTAATTCCGGCCAACGTGATGTTGCCTCGTGTGTTAAACAAAGCGAGGCACTTGCCAGTGCGATGGATGAAATTGCCAATGCTATTTTACAGGTCACGCAGTTAAGTGAAGAAGTGAACCAAGCGGCGGATCACCAAGCGAAGGATTGCCAGCAAATTGAGCAAGTGATGTTAGACGCTCAAAGTACCGCAAGTGACAATGCCCAAGCGATGCAAAGCTTAGCGAAAGGTAGTGAGTCGCTCAGCAGTTTCTCGCATCGTCTAGCAACACTGGTTGAGCGCTTTAAATTGTAA